In Streptomyces sp. SLBN-118, the following are encoded in one genomic region:
- a CDS encoding MFS transporter, giving the protein MTGRPPGDERAKRRLALIGGSLGNLVEWYDWFVYATFAIYFADSFFPGENPTTQLMNTAGIFAVGFLMRPVGGWVLGRAADRHGRKSALTLTVAMMSVAALLIAVAPTYGQAGYAGALVLLLARLLQGMSIGGEYAASATYLTEASARGRRGLGSSMQYVSMTCGQLLGLGILITMQHTLSTSQLASWGWRIPFVLGALFAVVVFWLRRRLQETEAFTEESSGGSHDDSTRGSLKALWQHRRQAGLVMALTLGGTVAYYTYTTYLTKYLIGSAGMAKTTATLVSFTSLTVFAVLQPFAGALSDRIGRRPLLITFAVGCTVGTYPLMMALRSATSYWSALGLSLVALVIVTGYTSINAAVKAELFPTRVRALGVALPYAIANALFGGTAEYVALWFKDAGQETMFFWYVSGCALISLVTYVLMPDTRDAALSRAEAAADSAAGGERAAGAAVEAAR; this is encoded by the coding sequence ATGACCGGGAGGCCGCCCGGCGATGAGCGTGCAAAGCGCCGCCTCGCCCTGATCGGCGGGTCGCTCGGTAACCTCGTCGAGTGGTACGACTGGTTCGTCTACGCCACCTTCGCCATCTACTTCGCCGACTCGTTCTTCCCCGGCGAAAACCCGACCACCCAGCTGATGAACACGGCCGGGATCTTCGCCGTCGGCTTTCTGATGCGCCCAGTCGGCGGCTGGGTCCTCGGCCGAGCCGCGGACCGGCACGGACGCAAGAGCGCACTCACCCTCACCGTCGCCATGATGTCGGTTGCCGCCCTACTGATCGCCGTCGCCCCGACCTACGGCCAGGCCGGCTACGCCGGTGCGCTGGTCCTCCTGCTCGCGCGACTGCTGCAGGGGATGAGCATCGGCGGCGAGTACGCGGCCAGCGCCACGTATCTGACCGAGGCATCGGCCCGTGGCCGCCGTGGGCTGGGGTCGTCGATGCAGTACGTGTCGATGACCTGCGGCCAACTCCTCGGCCTGGGGATCCTCATCACCATGCAGCACACCCTCAGCACCTCCCAGCTGGCGAGCTGGGGCTGGCGGATCCCCTTTGTGCTGGGTGCGCTGTTCGCCGTGGTGGTCTTCTGGCTGCGGCGCCGTCTGCAGGAGACCGAGGCGTTCACCGAGGAGTCCTCCGGTGGCAGCCACGACGACAGCACTCGCGGCTCACTGAAGGCACTGTGGCAGCACCGCCGCCAGGCGGGCCTCGTCATGGCGCTCACTCTCGGCGGCACGGTGGCCTACTACACGTACACCACCTATCTGACCAAGTACCTGATCGGCAGCGCGGGCATGGCGAAGACCACCGCCACGCTGGTGAGCTTCACGTCGCTGACCGTCTTCGCCGTGCTGCAGCCCTTCGCCGGGGCGCTGTCGGACCGGATCGGCCGCCGCCCGCTGCTGATCACCTTCGCCGTCGGCTGCACCGTCGGAACCTACCCGCTCATGATGGCCCTGCGGTCGGCGACGTCGTACTGGTCGGCGCTGGGGCTGTCGCTGGTGGCCCTGGTGATTGTCACCGGTTACACGTCGATCAACGCGGCCGTGAAGGCGGAACTGTTCCCCACCCGGGTGCGCGCCCTGGGCGTGGCGCTGCCCTACGCGATCGCCAACGCGCTCTTCGGCGGCACGGCGGAGTATGTGGCCCTGTGGTTCAAGGACGCAGGCCAGGAGACCATGTTCTTCTGGTACGTGTCCGGGTGCGCGCTGATCTCCCTGGTCACCTACGTCCTGATGCCGGACACCCGCGATGCGGCACTCAGCCGTGCCGAGGCTGCCGCGGACTCCGCAGCCGGCGGGGAACGGGCGGCCGGGGCTGCCGTGGAGGCCGCACGCTGA
- a CDS encoding HAMP domain-containing sensor histidine kinase: MRRRLLAVLIVLMGAAVFLLSLPLANASARGRTEHLLLERRFEAVRFADLADLVRTAADRSELAAEIGRYAELYGADVLIVDTAGHTVAHAGTGAAAVAASKAMDARSQALTGRPTAKLPTIRPWGPSVVVLAEPVGRDERVSGAVILAVPTGAARRDVAFSWALIAAGALAAFTAAALVAAGITRWLIRPVRDLDRAVEGLGAGSLEARAVSETGPPELRSLRSHFNTMAEAVTDSINRQRDFVADASHQLRNPLATLVLQLENVEPHLGPGAGRAEHSRALDEAERLGELLDGLLTLARVESGTAELTDQDVSAAARERVSAWKPVFHASGLELTADIRDNLRARALADAAGRVLDALLDNAAKFVPSGGCVEVHATLRGQTVVVRVADNGPGVVADQLPTLLRRFVRSTQHQNVPGSGLGLAIADEIARISGGRLATSHNTPRGLVVELQLPAQKTDR, translated from the coding sequence ATGAGGCGCAGACTCCTGGCCGTATTGATCGTGCTCATGGGAGCTGCGGTGTTCCTGCTGTCCCTTCCCCTGGCCAACGCCTCCGCGCGCGGCCGGACCGAGCATCTGCTGCTTGAGCGGCGGTTCGAAGCAGTACGGTTCGCCGACCTCGCCGACCTGGTGCGCACCGCCGCCGACCGGTCCGAACTGGCCGCAGAGATCGGCCGGTATGCCGAGCTGTACGGGGCCGATGTACTGATTGTGGACACAGCCGGACATACCGTCGCACACGCCGGGACGGGAGCCGCGGCGGTCGCCGCTTCCAAGGCGATGGACGCCCGGAGCCAGGCCCTGACCGGACGCCCCACAGCGAAGTTGCCGACGATCCGGCCCTGGGGGCCGTCGGTCGTGGTGCTGGCCGAACCGGTGGGGCGGGACGAGCGGGTCAGCGGAGCCGTCATCCTGGCCGTCCCCACCGGCGCCGCACGACGGGATGTCGCCTTCAGCTGGGCACTCATCGCAGCCGGCGCCCTGGCCGCGTTCACCGCGGCTGCCCTGGTTGCCGCCGGGATCACCCGTTGGCTGATACGGCCGGTGCGCGATCTGGACCGGGCTGTGGAAGGGCTGGGCGCCGGCAGTCTCGAGGCGCGGGCCGTCTCCGAGACCGGACCGCCGGAACTGCGCAGTCTGAGAAGCCACTTCAACACCATGGCGGAAGCGGTGACCGACTCCATCAACCGTCAGCGCGATTTCGTCGCCGACGCCTCCCACCAGCTGCGCAACCCACTCGCGACCCTCGTGCTTCAGCTGGAGAACGTCGAGCCGCACCTTGGCCCCGGCGCCGGCCGGGCCGAGCACTCCCGCGCGCTCGACGAAGCAGAACGTCTCGGAGAACTGCTCGACGGTCTGCTCACCCTGGCACGGGTGGAATCGGGCACCGCCGAACTCACCGACCAGGACGTGTCGGCGGCGGCGCGTGAGCGCGTGAGCGCCTGGAAGCCTGTCTTCCACGCAAGCGGCCTGGAACTGACCGCCGACATCCGCGACAATCTGCGGGCGCGGGCCCTGGCCGACGCGGCGGGCCGCGTCCTGGACGCCCTTCTCGACAACGCCGCCAAGTTCGTACCGTCCGGCGGCTGTGTCGAGGTGCACGCGACGCTCCGGGGCCAGACCGTCGTTGTACGTGTCGCCGACAACGGCCCCGGAGTGGTCGCGGATCAGTTGCCCACACTGCTGCGGCGCTTCGTCCGCAGCACCCAGCATCAAAACGTGCCCGGCAGCGGACTGGGGCTGGCCATCGCCGACGAGATCGCACGGATCAGCGGCGGCCGACTTGCCACCAGCCACAACACGCCGCGGGGGCTGGTCGTGGAACTGCAGCTCCCGGCCCAGAAGACGGACCGGTGA
- a CDS encoding response regulator transcription factor, whose product MHALLVEDDDRMAHALGTALAQRGHTVRRVGRATDALQHGREAQFVLLDLGLPDLDGLELLRRLRTVCGAPLIVVTARCEERDIVQGLRAGADDYVVKPFRMTELMARIDAVRRRTGVSSGARGTGRPVCTGDVEIDPAGRTVRVAGTPVQLTRREFDVLALLAARPDEVHSRQEILDRIWGDAFLAVSRSLDVHVAGIRAKTGRPGLVRTVRGFGYQLGAASQENSR is encoded by the coding sequence ATGCACGCACTTCTGGTCGAGGACGACGACCGTATGGCCCACGCCCTTGGCACGGCCCTCGCCCAGCGCGGGCACACCGTCCGCAGAGTCGGCCGCGCCACGGACGCCCTGCAGCATGGGCGCGAAGCTCAGTTCGTGCTGCTCGACCTGGGCCTGCCGGACCTGGACGGGCTCGAGCTGCTGCGGCGGCTGCGCACCGTGTGCGGCGCGCCCCTCATCGTCGTTACAGCCCGCTGCGAGGAGCGCGACATCGTGCAGGGCCTGCGCGCGGGCGCCGACGACTATGTGGTCAAGCCCTTCCGGATGACCGAGCTGATGGCCCGCATCGACGCCGTGCGCCGCCGCACGGGCGTATCGTCCGGTGCCAGAGGCACCGGCAGGCCCGTGTGCACGGGAGACGTCGAGATCGACCCGGCGGGCCGCACCGTCAGAGTGGCGGGGACGCCGGTGCAGCTGACCCGCCGGGAGTTCGACGTACTGGCATTGCTGGCGGCCCGGCCCGACGAGGTGCACTCGCGCCAGGAGATCCTCGACCGTATCTGGGGCGATGCTTTTCTGGCGGTTTCCCGCTCCCTGGATGTCCATGTGGCCGGTATCCGCGCCAAGACGGGCAGGCCCGGCCTGGTCCGTACGGTCCGCGGGTTCGGCTACCAACTCGGCGCCGCAAGCCAGGAGAACAGTCGATGA
- a CDS encoding TAXI family TRAP transporter solute-binding subunit yields MTSSDEPAPGSCARGLSGAHDPIVPVRPAGQESFRSLGRRDLLGLGLGGFAAVLVGCSADSGPVRRLRLATGAQGGPYHAFGRALADAVATSGHRLEVVPVGTSASVDNLRRLGEGSVQLALAMADVAQDAVSGLGQFSQPLAVTALARVYVNYTHLVVPARGPVRSVHELARRPVAAGAEGSGVQVLAGRLLRAAGLTGDRSVRELRLGLAESVEALREGTVDALIWSGGVPTPALSALARALPLRLLPLDGVAGALRERYGSQYTAVTLPAGAYGLPEPVGTIGVGNYLTARADVPEGAVRELLQVVFDRWRDLLRDVTAGARLEPRFAISTGRVPLHPGAVAYYRSVYG; encoded by the coding sequence GTGACCAGCTCAGATGAGCCTGCTCCAGGAAGCTGCGCGCGGGGACTGTCCGGCGCACACGACCCGATCGTGCCGGTGCGGCCGGCTGGGCAGGAGTCGTTCCGGAGCCTTGGTCGTCGGGATCTTCTGGGGCTGGGCCTTGGCGGGTTCGCAGCTGTCCTGGTCGGGTGTTCCGCGGACTCCGGCCCGGTGCGTCGGCTGCGGCTCGCAACGGGGGCGCAGGGTGGGCCGTACCACGCCTTCGGCCGGGCGCTCGCCGACGCCGTTGCCACAAGTGGGCATCGGCTGGAGGTCGTTCCCGTGGGCACCTCGGCGAGCGTGGACAATCTGCGTCGGCTCGGCGAGGGGTCGGTCCAGCTGGCGTTGGCGATGGCGGACGTGGCTCAGGACGCGGTGTCGGGGCTCGGGCAGTTCTCTCAGCCTCTTGCGGTGACGGCGCTGGCCCGGGTCTATGTGAATTACACACACCTTGTCGTTCCGGCGCGCGGGCCGGTGCGATCGGTCCATGAACTCGCCCGACGGCCGGTGGCCGCTGGTGCGGAGGGTTCGGGGGTGCAGGTGTTGGCGGGACGGTTGCTGCGGGCGGCCGGGCTGACCGGCGACCGGTCGGTGCGGGAACTGCGGCTCGGCCTTGCCGAGTCGGTGGAAGCACTGCGCGAGGGTACGGTCGATGCGTTGATCTGGTCCGGAGGTGTGCCGACGCCCGCGCTGTCGGCGCTCGCGCGGGCTCTGCCGTTGCGGTTGCTGCCGCTGGATGGCGTCGCGGGCGCGCTGCGTGAGCGCTACGGCTCCCAATACACGGCGGTCACGCTTCCGGCCGGGGCGTACGGGCTGCCCGAACCCGTGGGCACGATCGGTGTGGGCAACTACTTGACGGCGCGGGCCGATGTGCCGGAGGGCGCGGTACGCGAGTTGCTCCAGGTGGTGTTCGACCGGTGGCGTGACTTGCTGCGGGATGTGACGGCGGGGGCGCGGCTGGAGCCCCGGTTCGCCATCTCCACCGGTCGTGTGCCGCTCCACCCGGGCGCGGTTGCGTACTACCGGTCCGTGTACGGCTGA
- a CDS encoding M4 family metallopeptidase, with the protein MTRRRRPPLYKRPTSLVAAIGLVGSCVTLIAFNASANPPDPKATDLRALAYEALKGDPATSHYARGQTFRIRAIQQEKDGDRHIRMDRYYEGLPVIGGDLALHMAGDGRLKGVSQTLASAPGFDTQPALSVEDAWTSAFKHSPLQEPAQDGKAKKGVARSGKDSAREARAGSRLVVWAGRKQPRLAYENVIRGVRGDSTPAEVHTYVDAENGQVLGTRDRYRHEQGSGNTLYSGQVKLETNPGQQGGFELTDATRGGTTTLDGDNQCAPQDPDPNCRGNAGDGQGGGGGPAGPGGPQDPAGGGDGPGNGQDRNGPGEDSADRGGTAFGVGPLPALRVDAEGYCLKGVPVCYGAGRQGRQPEEIPSTGGGNGQGDGDSGQGGGDNGNPLGVPGAKPVVSDDNTFGTGEASNRSTVAADVHFGASRAWDYFQEKFGRNGFGGDGRGPTLYTHYGDGVVNAFADPQTFTAVFGDGDGQNVKPLTELDVVAHEMGHLVTLSNNALSEQGEPAALNESTSDIFGAMTEFFTNNPNDPPDFLLGEALEGDAQQKRLQRFMDRPSRDGRSPDCFSPDVGRLDPHDGGGVSNHFFFLLVNGSGESEFGNSPTCDNSQVKGIGNEAAEQIWFRAVTTYFTSNTGFLDARKGTLQAAADLFGQDSTEARTVAEAWDAVNVK; encoded by the coding sequence ATGACAAGACGACGACGGCCTCCCCTCTACAAGCGGCCCACCTCTCTCGTAGCGGCCATAGGACTGGTCGGTTCCTGCGTCACCCTCATAGCGTTCAACGCGTCCGCCAACCCGCCGGATCCGAAGGCGACTGACCTCCGCGCACTGGCCTACGAGGCGCTCAAGGGCGATCCGGCCACGTCGCACTACGCACGGGGCCAGACATTCAGGATCCGGGCCATCCAACAGGAAAAAGACGGGGACCGGCACATACGAATGGACCGGTACTACGAGGGCTTGCCGGTCATCGGCGGCGACCTCGCTCTGCACATGGCCGGGGACGGCCGGCTCAAGGGCGTCAGCCAGACGCTCGCTTCGGCGCCCGGCTTCGACACCCAGCCCGCGCTCTCAGTCGAGGACGCGTGGACGAGCGCGTTCAAGCACAGCCCCTTGCAGGAACCAGCGCAGGACGGGAAAGCCAAGAAGGGGGTGGCCCGCTCGGGCAAGGACTCGGCCCGGGAGGCGCGGGCGGGATCCCGGCTCGTCGTGTGGGCAGGTAGGAAGCAACCCCGGCTCGCCTACGAGAACGTGATCCGCGGAGTCCGCGGCGACAGCACTCCCGCCGAGGTGCACACCTACGTCGACGCGGAGAACGGGCAGGTCCTTGGCACCCGGGATCGGTACAGGCACGAGCAGGGATCGGGCAACACCCTCTACAGCGGGCAGGTGAAACTGGAGACGAATCCCGGCCAACAGGGTGGGTTCGAACTCACGGACGCCACGCGGGGCGGAACGACAACCCTGGACGGTGACAACCAGTGCGCGCCGCAGGACCCGGATCCGAACTGCCGCGGCAATGCGGGCGACGGGCAAGGTGGGGGTGGCGGCCCGGCCGGCCCTGGTGGTCCGCAGGATCCCGCGGGTGGCGGCGACGGTCCGGGCAATGGTCAGGACCGGAACGGACCCGGCGAAGACAGCGCCGACAGGGGCGGGACCGCCTTTGGCGTGGGGCCCTTGCCGGCGCTGCGAGTTGATGCCGAGGGGTACTGCCTCAAGGGAGTGCCGGTCTGCTATGGAGCGGGCCGGCAGGGCAGGCAGCCTGAGGAGATCCCGTCGACGGGCGGCGGCAACGGCCAAGGCGACGGCGACAGTGGCCAGGGCGGCGGCGACAACGGCAACCCGCTCGGAGTGCCGGGAGCCAAGCCGGTCGTCAGCGACGACAACACCTTCGGGACCGGAGAGGCCTCCAACCGCTCGACCGTCGCGGCGGACGTGCACTTCGGAGCTTCCCGGGCATGGGACTACTTCCAGGAGAAGTTCGGTCGCAACGGCTTCGGCGGTGACGGGCGAGGCCCCACCCTTTACACGCACTACGGCGACGGTGTCGTCAACGCCTTCGCCGACCCGCAGACCTTCACAGCGGTCTTCGGGGACGGGGACGGTCAGAACGTCAAGCCGCTCACCGAACTCGACGTCGTCGCCCATGAGATGGGCCATTTGGTGACCCTGTCGAACAACGCACTGTCCGAACAGGGTGAGCCGGCGGCGCTCAACGAGTCCACAAGTGACATCTTCGGCGCGATGACAGAGTTCTTCACCAACAACCCGAACGACCCGCCGGACTTCCTCCTCGGCGAGGCTCTGGAGGGCGACGCCCAGCAGAAGCGGTTGCAGCGCTTCATGGACCGCCCCTCCAGGGACGGAAGGTCGCCCGACTGCTTCTCCCCCGATGTCGGCCGACTTGACCCGCACGACGGTGGCGGAGTGTCGAACCACTTCTTCTTCCTGCTGGTCAACGGCAGCGGTGAGTCCGAGTTCGGCAACAGCCCCACGTGTGACAACTCCCAGGTGAAGGGAATCGGCAACGAGGCGGCCGAGCAGATCTGGTTCCGGGCGGTGACGACGTACTTCACCTCGAACACCGGCTTCCTGGATGCCAGAAAGGGCACTTTGCAGGCTGCCGCCGACCTGTTCGGGCAGGACAGCACCGAAGCCCGGACCGTTGCTGAGGCGTGGGACGCGGTGAACGTGAAGTAG